The Cohnella abietis genome has a segment encoding these proteins:
- a CDS encoding glycoside hydrolase family 30 protein produces MSLFLNKQMKDEVEVWWSSEKNPRDRAWFYSPSPISYELEQRENLLATAPDVTPIPTIAIFPKITYQEILGIGTSLEESTIYNLAKMSHEKREEIYTQLVDRDSGVGFNLMRITLGTSDFTAQPFYTYNDLEVGESDFDLERFSIQKDIDLGIVQTVQRLLEISPDMKIFASPWSPPAWMKTNEDIRRGQLKEGKQYTDALAKYLRKAIQAYQEQGIPLYAITLQNEPLLEIDYPSCYMSPERHNELAIALKKELVLHSLDTQIWIFDHNFSDGWMYVSPILNDKEGNAATDGIAFHDYEGEPSVMREVKSAYPNKTIHMTERSLWGVEAADRFVQYFRNWASSYNAWVTMLDSTIGKHQWVGIPDPTLIVQNAASTDEHWKTPEFYLTGQLSKFIQYGARRVESNYGSIDTVTNVAFLNPDGSLVVVVVNQTDNEQQFRILIEGQQIIADLPAKSVATYRWSSVN; encoded by the coding sequence ATGAGCCTATTCTTAAACAAACAGATGAAAGACGAAGTAGAGGTTTGGTGGAGCTCAGAAAAAAATCCAAGGGACCGAGCCTGGTTTTACAGTCCAAGTCCAATTTCATATGAATTGGAACAAAGAGAAAATTTACTCGCTACTGCTCCTGACGTGACACCTATTCCGACTATTGCGATTTTTCCTAAGATTACTTATCAAGAAATACTCGGAATCGGCACTTCACTGGAAGAAAGCACGATATACAATTTAGCGAAAATGTCGCATGAGAAGAGAGAAGAAATTTATACTCAGCTCGTAGATCGGGACAGCGGAGTCGGCTTTAATCTTATGCGTATTACGTTGGGAACGTCAGATTTTACGGCTCAGCCCTTTTATACGTATAATGATCTAGAAGTGGGAGAAAGTGACTTTGATTTGGAGCGATTTTCTATCCAGAAGGATATTGATCTAGGAATTGTTCAAACGGTGCAAAGGCTATTAGAGATTTCTCCTGATATGAAAATTTTTGCATCGCCCTGGTCTCCTCCAGCTTGGATGAAAACGAATGAGGATATAAGAAGAGGGCAATTAAAGGAAGGTAAACAATATACGGACGCGCTGGCCAAATACCTTCGTAAAGCTATACAAGCTTACCAAGAGCAAGGAATTCCCTTGTATGCAATCACGCTCCAGAATGAGCCTTTACTCGAAATTGATTATCCAAGCTGCTATATGAGTCCAGAGCGTCATAACGAGCTAGCAATTGCATTGAAAAAGGAGCTCGTCTTGCACAGCTTGGACACTCAAATCTGGATATTTGATCATAATTTCAGTGATGGGTGGATGTATGTTAGTCCTATTCTCAATGACAAGGAAGGAAATGCGGCGACAGATGGTATAGCCTTTCATGATTATGAAGGGGAGCCTAGCGTTATGAGAGAGGTCAAGAGTGCGTATCCGAACAAGACCATTCATATGACTGAGCGATCCCTATGGGGCGTTGAAGCTGCTGATAGGTTTGTACAGTACTTCCGCAATTGGGCCTCGAGCTATAATGCTTGGGTGACTATGCTAGATAGTACGATTGGCAAGCATCAATGGGTAGGCATTCCAGACCCAACCTTAATCGTGCAAAATGCGGCGAGCACGGATGAACATTGGAAGACTCCCGAATTTTATCTAACGGGACAGTTATCCAAATTTATTCAATACGGTGCTCGAAGAGTGGAAAGTAACTATGGCTCTATAGATACGGTTACGAACGTAGCTTTTCTAAATCCGGATGGCTCCTTGGTCGTCGTTGTCGTTAATCAGACAGATAATGAACAGCAATTCCGTATCCTAATAGAAG
- a CDS encoding DNA alkylation repair protein, whose translation MNLEIVMQELEALGKERTKKIYESNGAHEPLFGVTTGSMKPIAKKIKKNQALAEQLYATGNYDAMYFAGVIADPKAMTEADFDRWIDEAYFFMLSDYVVAVTLAETDIAQEVADKWIASGEELKMSAGWSCYCWLLGSRKDNEFSESKIVNMLEIVANTIRDCPERTKYAMNNFIYTVGVSYSPLHDKAVETAKTVGPVEVKKDKAKSKFLHASENLQKAIDKGQLGFKRKYVRC comes from the coding sequence ATGAATTTAGAAATAGTTATGCAGGAGCTTGAAGCTCTAGGCAAGGAACGAACTAAGAAAATTTACGAATCCAATGGCGCACACGAGCCGCTTTTTGGAGTGACAACAGGTAGTATGAAGCCGATTGCCAAGAAAATTAAAAAAAATCAAGCTTTGGCTGAGCAGCTGTACGCCACAGGGAACTACGATGCCATGTACTTTGCCGGCGTAATTGCAGACCCGAAAGCAATGACTGAAGCGGATTTTGATCGTTGGATTGATGAGGCTTATTTTTTTATGCTATCCGATTATGTGGTTGCAGTAACCTTGGCAGAAACAGATATAGCTCAAGAGGTTGCCGACAAATGGATCGCAAGCGGCGAAGAACTGAAAATGTCAGCGGGCTGGAGCTGTTACTGCTGGCTTTTGGGTAGTAGAAAGGACAATGAATTTTCTGAAAGTAAAATAGTCAATATGCTTGAAATTGTGGCAAATACGATTCGCGATTGTCCCGAAAGAACGAAATACGCTATGAATAATTTTATATACACAGTAGGAGTATCCTATTCGCCGCTCCATGATAAAGCGGTTGAGACTGCAAAGACAGTAGGCCCAGTAGAAGTCAAAAAGGATAAGGCAAAAAGCAAATTCCTACACGCCTCCGAAAATCTTCAAAAGGCAATAGATAAAGGGCAGCTTGGTTTCAAACGCAAGTATGTAAGGTGTTAG
- a CDS encoding DMT family transporter produces the protein MKELSRSQTIILITFLVTIWGISWPIYKIALEYTPPLLFSGLRTFIGGMLLIVVFWSKRKEIRWKESWPIYLISSLFNIALFYGLQTVGMMHTPAGLFSVIVYLQPVLVGIMAWLWLGESMTRLKIAGLIIGILGVAAVSAGGLSGHIAALGIVLAFITSLSWAIGTIYVKKVSLRVDSIWLVAFQCTFGGIALTSVGSVTEKWSDIVWNEHLIFGLLFGIILGISTSWVVYFKLVSSGDASKVASYTFLVPLISVASGVIFLNESFSIYLLVGLVLIGVSIYLVNRKPKSSLSRPLESFRAL, from the coding sequence ATGAAGGAATTATCACGCTCCCAGACCATTATCCTAATCACTTTTCTTGTTACTATATGGGGAATATCGTGGCCGATCTATAAGATTGCCTTAGAATATACCCCTCCTCTTCTTTTTTCCGGATTACGTACTTTTATTGGAGGAATGCTTTTAATAGTCGTCTTTTGGTCCAAACGGAAGGAAATCCGTTGGAAAGAAAGCTGGCCGATCTATCTCATTTCGTCTTTGTTTAATATTGCTCTATTTTATGGGCTTCAGACTGTTGGGATGATGCATACGCCAGCTGGATTGTTCTCGGTTATCGTGTACCTTCAGCCTGTTCTTGTAGGGATTATGGCTTGGTTATGGCTAGGGGAGTCGATGACGAGGTTAAAAATCGCAGGCTTGATTATTGGGATACTTGGCGTTGCGGCGGTTAGCGCAGGAGGTTTATCCGGACATATCGCTGCTCTAGGTATCGTTTTGGCGTTTATTACCTCTCTTAGTTGGGCTATCGGCACGATTTATGTCAAAAAAGTGAGTCTGCGGGTAGATTCAATATGGCTGGTGGCCTTTCAATGTACGTTTGGGGGAATTGCTCTCACTTCTGTTGGTTCGGTTACGGAAAAATGGTCGGACATCGTTTGGAATGAGCATTTGATCTTCGGCCTTCTCTTCGGGATCATTCTCGGAATATCAACATCTTGGGTCGTTTATTTCAAGCTGGTGAGTTCAGGAGATGCCAGCAAGGTCGCTTCTTATACCTTTCTAGTCCCACTCATATCCGTTGCTAGCGGAGTTATATTCTTGAACGAATCTTTTTCTATTTATCTTTTGGTGGGGCTTGTTCTCATCGGAGTCAGTATTTATTTGGTCAACCGCAAGCCTAAATCGAGCTTATCCCGTCCTCTTGAAAGCTTTCGCGCTTTATGA
- a CDS encoding SDR family oxidoreductase has protein sequence MKILVTGATGKLGSIVIETLLETVPAKDLAVSVRNPQKAESLRARGVDVRLGDFDQPGTLDKAFEGIDRLLIVSTDGDNETRIRQHDAAVAAAQRANVSFIAYTSLGNASENPIFLAPVHRATEEAIKNTGIPYSFLRNNWYLENETSSIQAVLGGAPWLTSAGSGKVGWATRRDYAQAAVAVLTGEGHENSIYELSGKLTTQEELVSILAGVLGREVPVQQVDDATYASIMSSAGVPEPVVPILVGFQSAIREGALEIESNDLQKLLGHSATRLEEALRQIVNEIQS, from the coding sequence ATGAAAATTTTGGTGACAGGCGCAACAGGGAAATTAGGATCGATTGTAATAGAGACGTTGTTGGAAACTGTTCCGGCTAAGGATTTGGCCGTCAGCGTCCGCAACCCGCAGAAAGCGGAAAGTCTTCGTGCCCGTGGCGTGGACGTACGTCTTGGGGATTTTGACCAACCAGGTACGCTAGATAAAGCGTTCGAGGGTATCGATCGCCTCTTGATTGTATCCACGGACGGCGACAACGAAACGCGAATTCGTCAGCATGACGCTGCAGTAGCGGCAGCTCAGCGTGCTAATGTTAGTTTCATTGCTTATACCAGTTTAGGGAATGCTAGCGAGAACCCCATTTTCCTTGCGCCAGTGCATCGTGCGACTGAGGAAGCCATTAAAAACACGGGCATTCCTTATTCCTTCCTACGCAACAACTGGTACTTGGAGAACGAGACGAGCAGCATTCAGGCGGTCCTTGGAGGAGCTCCTTGGTTAACGTCGGCAGGATCCGGTAAAGTAGGTTGGGCAACCCGACGCGATTATGCACAAGCAGCTGTAGCTGTACTGACCGGGGAAGGTCATGAGAATTCCATCTATGAACTATCTGGCAAACTAACTACACAAGAAGAATTGGTTTCGATCCTTGCCGGGGTGTTAGGCCGGGAAGTTCCTGTTCAACAAGTCGATGACGCTACTTATGCTAGCATCATGAGCAGCGCAGGCGTACCTGAACCAGTCGTTCCGATTCTGGTGGGGTTTCAGAGCGCGATCCGAGAGGGTGCATTGGAAATCGAGAGCAATGATTTGCAGAAGCTGTTAGGACATTCGGCCACGCGGCTTGAAGAGGCTCTCCGTCAAATCGTAAACGAAATTCAGTCTTAA
- a CDS encoding Rrf2 family transcriptional regulator has protein sequence MKQISSRFSIAVHILSLIATSSKDCTGDYIAGSVNTNPVIIRRIMGMLKKAGLVDIRPGVGGASLLRDRDQITLLDVYRAVEVIEDGQLFNFHDEPNPHCLVGRNIEAALRLEMKEAQSAMEQRLAQVNLSQLTAHFV, from the coding sequence GTGAAGCAGATTAGTAGCAGATTTTCCATTGCGGTTCACATCCTTTCGCTGATCGCCACTAGTTCGAAAGATTGTACCGGCGATTATATTGCGGGCAGTGTCAATACGAATCCTGTTATCATCCGCAGAATTATGGGGATGCTTAAGAAGGCAGGATTAGTGGACATTCGACCCGGGGTGGGCGGTGCTTCCCTGCTGAGGGACCGGGATCAGATCACTCTTCTGGACGTTTACCGCGCAGTGGAAGTCATCGAGGACGGTCAACTGTTTAATTTTCACGATGAACCGAATCCTCATTGCCTGGTAGGCCGGAACATTGAAGCAGCTCTTCGTTTGGAAATGAAGGAAGCTCAATCAGCGATGGAACAAAGGTTAGCTCAAGTAAACTTAAGCCAGCTGACAGCTCACTTTGTATAA
- a CDS encoding RCC1 domain-containing protein, giving the protein MKVLTARKMKTAGMLFLALTFLISTISAGGTVSAAEETKPLTYQQVLASQKKLSSMDKHYMAVKGNGSVSVWGARQKGEPTTPNSLKNIVGVASSRSKSFALRKDGSIAQWGTGKDLSPVTMGINPSTTKDAVAISSNRGTLLTVHRTGKVSFYHYIDDGGHVITNIPKNLSGVKDVSAGDSHALALKSNGAVVAWGKDYAGNTRVPSGLSNVVAIAAGTTVSSALRSDGTAVAWGMGLNTPSKQKIPYRDVVGIAAGFAEVFLLRSNGSLVVWQEGQAYTPTHLPKLAAIASSGEDELIGLTSDGRYMKWSQSFSHRALGGEALTSIASIAVPSYSSDYVAVRSDGTVFVKGDLGTAGLSDIPATTEGIASVSLSNHGLALTKAGNVLAWGNNSYGESTVPADLRDVVAVEAGYEYSLALKKDGSVIAWGTSRLGYTKVPSELKDVVAISAGDIALALKTDGSIVTWGGRSKPYSETLDFPKSIAITSRRGYQAALHEDGSISIWDRQNSTVTVHPKLKEGHSIVSLGGGNTEILWAVADDGTTLGFDYMTGKEVERIDGERGIVKVDTNLAVTKAGELIMLEPDKSNKSKFVFLP; this is encoded by the coding sequence GTGAAGGTACTTACAGCAAGAAAGATGAAAACGGCAGGAATGCTATTTTTGGCATTAACCTTCCTTATTAGCACGATTTCGGCTGGAGGAACTGTTAGCGCTGCCGAAGAAACGAAGCCATTGACCTATCAGCAGGTGTTAGCCTCGCAAAAAAAGCTTTCGTCCATGGATAAGCATTATATGGCAGTTAAGGGTAATGGGAGCGTTTCTGTATGGGGGGCTCGGCAGAAAGGAGAGCCGACGACGCCAAACAGCTTGAAAAATATTGTCGGCGTAGCCTCATCTCGCTCAAAGTCGTTCGCTCTTAGGAAAGACGGCTCTATTGCGCAGTGGGGCACTGGGAAAGACCTTTCCCCCGTTACTATGGGCATTAATCCTTCGACGACGAAAGACGCTGTTGCCATCTCGTCGAACAGAGGAACTTTATTAACGGTACACCGCACAGGTAAAGTTTCGTTTTATCATTATATTGATGATGGTGGACATGTCATAACGAATATTCCGAAAAATCTCTCGGGCGTGAAAGATGTGTCTGCCGGTGACAGTCATGCGCTGGCTTTGAAATCGAACGGAGCGGTAGTGGCTTGGGGCAAAGATTATGCGGGCAACACGCGCGTGCCAAGCGGTCTCTCGAATGTCGTTGCTATTGCGGCAGGAACAACGGTGTCCTCTGCGCTACGAAGTGACGGGACGGCCGTTGCATGGGGGATGGGACTGAATACCCCATCGAAGCAAAAGATTCCGTACCGCGATGTCGTCGGTATTGCCGCCGGATTTGCCGAGGTTTTCCTACTACGGTCAAACGGTTCCCTTGTTGTTTGGCAGGAAGGACAAGCGTACACGCCCACACACTTGCCGAAGCTTGCGGCAATCGCTTCATCCGGCGAGGACGAGCTGATCGGTCTTACAAGCGACGGACGATATATGAAATGGAGTCAGTCTTTCTCTCATAGGGCGCTAGGCGGAGAGGCCCTTACTTCGATTGCTTCAATTGCCGTTCCTAGTTATAGTAGTGACTATGTTGCAGTCCGATCGGATGGGACGGTATTTGTAAAAGGTGATCTTGGCACCGCGGGGTTAAGCGATATTCCGGCGACTACCGAGGGAATAGCCTCAGTATCGCTTTCCAATCATGGTCTTGCTTTAACGAAAGCAGGGAATGTACTCGCCTGGGGAAACAACTCTTACGGAGAATCAACGGTGCCTGCCGATTTGAGAGATGTTGTTGCCGTAGAAGCAGGTTACGAGTATTCGCTCGCGCTCAAAAAGGACGGGTCTGTTATCGCTTGGGGGACAAGCAGACTTGGATACACTAAGGTTCCATCCGAATTGAAGGATGTCGTAGCCATTTCGGCAGGAGATATAGCTCTTGCATTGAAAACAGACGGTTCGATCGTTACTTGGGGTGGTAGGAGTAAGCCGTATAGTGAAACTCTTGATTTTCCCAAGTCGATTGCGATTACAAGCAGAAGAGGATATCAGGCGGCATTGCATGAAGACGGCTCTATTTCCATTTGGGATAGACAAAATTCAACTGTAACCGTTCATCCGAAGCTTAAGGAAGGTCATTCCATCGTATCGCTTGGCGGAGGCAATACAGAGATATTGTGGGCAGTCGCCGATGACGGAACGACGCTTGGCTTTGATTATATGACGGGCAAGGAAGTGGAACGAATTGATGGGGAACGGGGCATCGTCAAGGTGGATACCAATCTTGCTGTAACCAAAGCAGGTGAGCTTATTATGCTCGAGCCAGATAAATCGAATAAGTCTAAATTCGTTTTTCTTCCTTAA
- a CDS encoding stalk domain-containing protein has product MKKTLKGLLLVLVFGLLNHLGYATVSASESSNAAAFSDNRIQVYVNNDRSLTFKGITNSSESAVTIYISNSYAMQETGNPFTGDETYEPAIGADRTFTVTTKPLSYKFQATITFGTWENDFHHDPIIVNINPTEITDYAYKKYQIEALNYVNEIRAKIGVKPVKLNAYVTKAAENHAKYISINKTLWDGLEVHFERAGKVGYTGATPTDRIIAAGGFQSAGEIVTGASTAKAAIDSWLDTAYHREPLVDPNATEFGFGIEQGAAVLNMVTGTGNKDISVFPYDGMNNVALSFFGESEIPNPIKKYDLVHSGYIITFNHPADLTDSIKATIKNSNGDKIPFFQEYAGTLFLYPARELSYDETYTVSVDYEINGNKQNKTWSFKTIKHSFSKAEQEAYDKGVKVSINGKNIYNFDQSPVIVDKNVYIPLRGVFEMLNAKVTWDPKTRTVIVNKQQTEIKLTIGDTKAFVNGKMVKLGAAPFVKMNSTFVPIRFVSEAIGAEVKWDGATQTVHIKADLGEPESLTDYVHNKMVKHMAPIKEIGLKYGYILDEDYIDSGWYSFKQGDDETALFYDVGSNDPFIHRLSIIRIFPETEDKILDVMKEIMEKQTNTKLVGLKELLKKVVNEKEDVDATVQINGVKMRYSMSHNPQSGQFEFNIFY; this is encoded by the coding sequence GTGAAAAAAACGTTAAAAGGCTTACTTTTAGTTCTAGTATTTGGGCTATTAAATCATTTAGGTTATGCTACTGTATCAGCTTCAGAATCCAGTAATGCAGCCGCATTTTCGGATAATCGCATTCAAGTTTATGTTAATAATGATCGTTCCCTAACGTTCAAAGGAATAACGAATAGCTCAGAGTCTGCAGTAACTATTTACATTTCCAATTCGTATGCGATGCAAGAAACAGGCAACCCTTTTACAGGTGATGAAACCTATGAACCTGCCATTGGAGCAGATCGCACATTTACTGTTACTACCAAACCACTCTCGTATAAATTTCAAGCAACAATTACATTTGGCACATGGGAAAATGATTTTCACCATGACCCAATAATCGTTAATATTAATCCCACTGAAATCACCGACTATGCCTATAAAAAATATCAAATAGAAGCACTGAACTACGTGAATGAGATCAGAGCTAAGATCGGAGTGAAGCCGGTCAAGCTAAATGCCTATGTTACGAAAGCAGCTGAAAATCATGCGAAATACATTTCAATTAATAAGACCTTATGGGATGGATTAGAAGTTCATTTTGAAAGAGCGGGGAAAGTAGGCTATACGGGTGCTACTCCTACTGATAGGATAATAGCTGCTGGAGGGTTTCAATCGGCTGGTGAAATCGTAACAGGGGCTTCGACTGCAAAAGCTGCTATAGATTCGTGGTTAGATACAGCCTATCACCGAGAACCACTAGTTGATCCGAATGCGACTGAGTTCGGCTTTGGAATTGAACAGGGTGCTGCTGTATTAAATATGGTTACTGGGACAGGCAACAAGGATATAAGTGTATTTCCTTATGATGGGATGAATAATGTAGCTTTGAGTTTTTTTGGAGAGTCAGAAATACCTAACCCGATTAAAAAATACGATCTCGTCCATTCTGGATACATCATTACATTTAATCATCCCGCTGATCTAACGGATAGTATCAAGGCCACCATAAAGAACAGCAATGGAGATAAAATACCCTTTTTTCAAGAATACGCCGGAACATTGTTCCTCTATCCTGCACGTGAATTATCGTACGATGAGACTTATACCGTATCCGTTGATTATGAAATCAATGGTAATAAGCAGAACAAAACCTGGTCTTTTAAGACGATAAAGCACTCTTTTAGCAAAGCAGAGCAAGAGGCCTATGATAAAGGAGTAAAGGTAAGCATCAATGGGAAAAACATATACAATTTCGACCAAAGTCCAGTCATAGTAGACAAGAATGTGTATATACCGTTGCGGGGTGTTTTTGAGATGCTTAACGCAAAGGTAACGTGGGATCCCAAAACTCGTACGGTTATTGTCAATAAGCAGCAAACTGAAATCAAACTAACTATTGGGGATACAAAAGCTTTTGTTAACGGGAAAATGGTTAAGCTTGGAGCGGCTCCATTTGTAAAAATGAACAGTACGTTTGTGCCAATCCGATTTGTTAGTGAAGCGATAGGTGCTGAAGTGAAATGGGATGGGGCTACACAGACGGTACATATTAAAGCCGACTTAGGTGAGCCTGAGAGCTTGACCGATTACGTGCATAATAAGATGGTAAAGCATATGGCTCCAATTAAAGAAATAGGATTAAAATATGGATATATACTTGACGAAGATTATATCGATAGTGGATGGTATTCATTCAAGCAGGGGGACGATGAAACAGCACTATTTTATGATGTGGGTTCAAATGATCCCTTCATACATCGCCTTTCTATTATTCGCATCTTTCCTGAAACAGAGGATAAGATTTTAGATGTAATGAAAGAAATTATGGAAAAGCAAACGAATACTAAGCTAGTGGGTTTAAAGGAATTACTTAAAAAAGTAGTTAACGAAAAAGAGGATGTTGATGCTACTGTCCAGATTAATGGGGTCAAGATGAGATATTCTATGAGTCATAATCCTCAATCCGGTCAGTTTGAATTTAATATTTTCTATTAG